A section of the Stenotrophomonas sp. 364 genome encodes:
- a CDS encoding helix-turn-helix transcriptional regulator encodes MNNVFRPEDANTLPPAKVRHDVLDWLERDNGLAVLGFQIESARGLDREIDWHQHRRAQLISVEAGLLNIRTRHGNWSLPPGCAGWMPPGEPHTVGISGPLRGWGLIVSADMAHDLPDQPCVVAISDLLQALAMRVIRWAPAAAPDLRQQHMIEVLLDEIRNAPRQRMHLPMPQDRRLLRIASQLIANPADGRSLEQWAHWAGLSPRSLTRHFRDETTLSFAQWRQQARLADGLRRLSDGRSVSDIAHELGFSSPSAFVTVFRRHFGCPPGRYLARSGQPLNPTRGLASPAASG; translated from the coding sequence ATGAATAACGTTTTCAGGCCAGAGGACGCCAACACCCTCCCTCCCGCCAAGGTGCGGCACGACGTGCTGGACTGGCTCGAACGCGACAACGGCCTGGCCGTGCTGGGATTCCAGATCGAGAGTGCGCGCGGGCTCGACCGCGAGATCGACTGGCACCAGCACCGTCGCGCCCAGCTGATCAGCGTCGAAGCCGGGCTGCTCAACATCCGCACCCGGCATGGCAATTGGTCGTTGCCACCCGGATGTGCCGGCTGGATGCCGCCGGGCGAGCCCCACACCGTGGGCATCTCCGGCCCGCTGCGTGGCTGGGGCCTGATCGTGTCGGCCGACATGGCACATGACCTGCCCGACCAGCCCTGCGTGGTGGCCATCTCCGACCTGCTGCAGGCGCTGGCCATGCGGGTGATCCGCTGGGCGCCCGCCGCCGCACCCGACCTGCGCCAGCAGCACATGATCGAGGTGCTGCTGGATGAAATCCGCAACGCGCCACGCCAGCGCATGCACCTGCCGATGCCGCAGGACCGGCGGCTGCTGCGGATTGCCTCGCAGCTGATCGCCAACCCGGCCGACGGCCGCAGCCTGGAACAGTGGGCGCACTGGGCCGGGTTGTCGCCGCGCAGCCTGACCCGCCACTTCCGCGACGAAACCACGCTCAGCTTCGCGCAGTGGCGCCAGCAGGCCCGCCTGGCCGACGGCCTGCGCCGGCTGTCCGACGGCCGCAGCGTGTCCGACATCGCCCACGAACTGGGCTTCAGCAGCCCCAGCGCGTTCGTCACCGTGTTCCGCCGGCACTTCGGCTGCCCGCCCGGGCGCTATCTGGCACGCAGCGGCCAGCCCCTCAATCCAACGCGCGGCTTGGCATCCCCGGCCGCATCCGGATAA
- a CDS encoding MarR family transcriptional regulator: protein MICPETTPPSFGLLLRQVRDGLVRQLDTSMAEENLGIGFTHYLGLKVLAVKAPCTANELAQALDQVPSAVTRLLDKLEAMGCVRREPHAQDRRALQIVLTDEGRQLWARLKQRGDQTIDDAMRDLSTDERAQLLSLMTRVRDSLITP, encoded by the coding sequence ATGATCTGCCCTGAAACCACTCCTCCCAGCTTCGGGCTGCTGTTGCGCCAGGTGCGCGACGGCCTTGTCCGTCAGCTCGACACGTCGATGGCCGAGGAAAACCTCGGCATTGGTTTCACCCACTACCTCGGTTTGAAGGTGCTCGCGGTCAAGGCCCCGTGTACCGCCAACGAGTTGGCCCAGGCCCTGGACCAGGTGCCCAGCGCGGTCACCCGCCTGCTGGACAAGCTGGAAGCCATGGGCTGTGTGCGGCGCGAGCCGCATGCCCAGGACCGCCGGGCGCTGCAGATCGTACTGACCGATGAAGGCCGCCAGTTGTGGGCCCGGCTGAAGCAGCGCGGCGACCAGACCATCGATGACGCCATGCGCGATCTGTCCACCGACGAGCGCGCCCAGCTGCTTTCCCTCATGACCCGTGTACGTGACTCGTTGATTACGCCATGA